A genomic region of Larus michahellis chromosome 25, bLarMic1.1, whole genome shotgun sequence contains the following coding sequences:
- the LOC141734809 gene encoding olfactory receptor 14J1-like, which yields MSNGSSITQFLLLPLADTRELQLLHFGLFLGTYLAALLANGLIITTIACDHHLHTPMYFFLLNLTLLDLGSISTTVPKAMANSLWDISDISYLGCVAQVFFFVFCAATEVYLLTVMSYDRYVAICKPLHYGTLLGSRACVHMAAAAWGTGFLNALLHTASTFSLPLCQGNAVGQFFCEIPQILKLSCSDAYLREAGLLILSCFSAFVCFVFIVLSYVQIFRAVLRIPSEQGRHKAFSTCLPHLAVVSLFVSTGIFAYLKPPSISFPSLDLVITVLYSVVPPAVNPLIYSMRNKEVKDGVLKLF from the coding sequence atgtccaatggcagctccatcacccagttcctcctcctgccattggcagacacacgggagctgcagctcttgcacttcgggctcttcctgggcacctacctggctgccctcctggccaacggcctcatcatcaccaccatcgcctgtgaccaccacctccacacccccatgtacttcttcctcctcaacctcaccctccttgacctgggctccatctccaccactgtcccgaaagccatggccaattctcTCTGGGACATCAGTGATATTTCCTACttgggatgtgttgcacaggtctttttctttgttttctgtgctgcaacagaggtttatcttctcactgtcatgtcctatgaccgctacgttgccatctgcaaacccctgcactacgggaccctcctgggcagcagagcttgtgtccacatggcagcggctgcctggggcactgggtttctcaatgctctcctgcacacggccagtacattttccctacccctctgccagggcaatgcggtgggccagttcttctgtgaaatcccccagatcctcaagctctcctgctcagatgcCTACCTCAGGGAAGCTGGGCTTCTCATATTAAGttgcttttcagcttttgtgtgttttgtgttcatcgtgctgtcctatgtgcagatcttcagggctgtgctgaggattccctctgagcagggacggcacaaagccttttccacgtgcctccctcacctggccgtggtctccctgtttgtcagcacaggcatttttgcttacctgaagcccccctccatctccttcccatccctggaTCTGGTGATCacagtgctgtactcagtggtgcctccagcagtgaaccccctcatctacagcatgaggaataaGGAAGTCAAGGATGGagttttgaaactattttaa